The proteins below come from a single Pichia kudriavzevii chromosome 2, complete sequence genomic window:
- a CDS encoding uncharacterized protein (PKUD0B07260), producing MNPDGINISCASWTVSNKDMTPTNIKSRQRALFSCDRCKKRKRACKRYNENGERVFDNHTPCEQCKASHVVCETKIIRKKRTFFSVSESSLLQLKSLTKIVKAMFPECDPDNFEDLKRIGKLLYVDLPETDSEISHDFKEDAISENEEIPSTGIDSTSTNIEESSEEVDSSLISARTYNNIIKIAEHLKELIKSSNVNGLCCSNEGTNPELQERLLGLAGAERLFTSLLEIDRKRSSSWFPSVEFNNSLTSVRSQRRSDTFKPCYEINGVKIQEFLILDLIPRDEMIKYFHCFFTRVHPNYLILREKVFNSKMEVFFKILDAGKDKYAENMKNYDFTNEDICILYLVLILGRASYLFELQFDETYKDPIQPSINEKFTLNNLVSREVIQNYVNVTNLCISTFYFSNSIASVKLLYLSSLYHASLKNRNAVWQLIGDSCMKCYTLGFHREKVVRQFDQREQDDIKIAFWACFRFHIIDCVISGRLPSVSLYEADVKMPDLKDIDDELFKESYRASNNLVMLMFEILKNREHLIKTRNPWSESNFVQVLKIKNKLIELYEGLSDDMKNYDRPDPNRYQIKMILQLHHSMIALTVPYLIAYALKPKKSIENNPEVLKTLSHGIKTATKIIPIIKFSSEQRKFNRLLFYDIFYAYHTLLMLLLCLTLIKPKLSNQENEYQPFANVLSREYGIDQNVILNAIDDIRVLNENYVSPDDTSVMKDASTNITFLLKHFRLDNRSCKSPTLSISQGLVSNCCSISNPLTPGLSETIPNISNLNNQDNMDFNFTPPIMNEMYSNSDAGFFNIVDQMKMDTDTLKPIETNEHFFWQWNNVFQDENNTDSNRTPSTDRLP from the coding sequence ATGAATCCGGATGGAATTAACATTTCATGCGCTTCATGGACCGTTTCAAACAAAGACATGACGCCTACCAACATCAAGAGCAGACAGAGAGCGCTGTTCAGTTGTGACCGCTGCAAGAAGCGGAAGCGGGCTTGTAAAAGATACAATGAAAACGGTGAAAGAGTGTTTGACAATCATACGCCGTGTGAGCAATGCAAAGCTTCACATGTAGTGTGTGAGACAAAAATTATTCGGAAGAAGAGGacctttttttctgttaGTGAAAGTTCCTTGCTGCAGCTGAAATCGTTAACAAAAATAGTCAAGGCCATGTTTCCAGAGTGTGATCCCGATAATTTcgaagatttgaaaagaataGGGAAGTTATTGTACGTGGATTTGCCTGAAACAGATTCGGAAATAAGTCATGATTTTAAAGAAGATGCTATATCTGAGAACGAAGAAATTCCAAGCACCGGTATtgattcaacatcaactaACATTGAAGAGTCATCCGAGGAAGTTGATTCTTCTCTGATTAGTGCAAGAACTTATAACAATATTATCAAGATAGCTGAACATCTCAAAGAGCTCATTAAATCTTCTAACGTGAATGGATTATGTTGCAGCAATGAGGGCACAAATCCCGAACTACAGGAGAGGTTACTTGGCTTAGCTGGCGCTGAAAGATTGTTCACTTCACtacttgaaattgatagGAAAAGATCCTCTAGTTGGTTCCCTTCCGTggaattcaacaattcctTGACCTCAGTGAGAAGCCAAAGAAGGTCTGACACCTTTAAACCTTGCTATGAGATTAATGGTGTCAAAATTCAGGAATTTCTGATACTTGATTTAATTCCAAGAGACGAGATGATCAAATatttccattgtttttTTACCAGAGTCCACCCTAATTACTTAATATTGAGAGAAAAGGTTTTCAATTCTAAGATGgaggttttttttaaaatattaGACGCAGGGAAAGATAAATATGCCGAGAATATGAAAAACTATGATTTTACGAATGAAGACATTTGTATCCTTTATCTTGTCTTAATTTTAGGTAGAGCAAGTTACCTTTTTGAATTACAGTTTGATGAAACCTACAAAGATCCCATCCAACCATCGatcaatgaaaagtttaCTCTAAATAATTTGGTTTCTAGGGAGGTGATCCAGAATTATGTTAATGTGACAAATCTATGCATTTCGACCTTCTATTTTTCCAACAGTATCGCTAGTGTTAAGTTATTATATTTATCATCACTATATCATGCATCACTGAAGAATAGAAACGCGGTGTGGCAATTGATCGGGGATAGCTGCATGAAATGTTACACCTTAGGTTTCCATCGTGAAAAAGTTGTTCGGCAGTTTGATCAACGTGAGCAGGATGACATtaaaatagcattttggGCGTGTTTCAGGTTTCATATAATTGATTGTGTCATTTCTGGTAGACTACCAAGTGTTTCTTTGTACGAAGCCGATGTGAAGATGCCtgatttgaaagatattgatgacGAGTTGTTTAAAGAGTCTTACAGGGCAAGTAATAATTTGGTCATGTTGATGTTTGAGATCTTGAAAAACAGGGAACACTTAATTAAAACAAGAAATCCATGGAGTGAATCCAATTTTGTTCAAGTgctaaaaataaaaaacaaattaatAGAATTATATGAAGGATTAAGTGACGATATGAAAAATTATGATAGACCAGACCCTAATAGGtaccaaataaaaatgattttACAGCTTCACCACTCAATGATTGCATTAACGGTACCTTATTTAATTGCGTATGCCTTGAagccaaaaaaatcaattgagAACAATCcagaagttttgaaaaccttATCTCATGGAAtaaaaacagcaacaaaaattattccaatcattaaattttcttcagAACAACGAAAATTTAACAGGCTATTATTCTATGATATATTTTATGCATATCATACTTTACTAATGTTATTATTATGCCTTACATTgataaaaccaaaattaTCAAACCAGGAAAATGAATATCAACCATTTGCAAATGTTCTCTCGAGGGAGTATGGCATTGATCAAAACGTTATATTGAAtgcaattgatgatattaGGGTGTTGAATGAAAATTATGTTAGTCCCGATGATACAAGTGTAATGAAGGATGCAAGTACAAATATAACGTTCTTACTTAAACATTTTAGGTTAGACAACCGAAGCTGCAAATCACCTACATTGTCAATTTCTCAAGGCTTAGTTTCAAACTGCTGTAGTATATCGAATCCTTTAACCCCAGGACTCAGCGAAACTATTCCAAATAtatcaaacttgaataatCAAGACAACATGGACTTCAATTTCACGCCGCCAATTATGAATGAAATGTACAGCAATTCCGATGCTGGGTTTTTTAACATTGTAgaccaaatgaaaatggatACAGATACCTTGAAACCGATCGAAACCAACGAGCATTTCTTTTGGCAATGGAATAATGTATTCcaagatgaaaataatacTGACTCTAATCGTACACCAAGCACAGATAGATTACCTTGA
- a CDS encoding uncharacterized protein (PKUD0B07270; similar to Saccharomyces cerevisiae YIL116W (HIS5); ancestral locus Anc_2.252) translates to MPFDISKLARAQLLTLEPYRCARDDFKEGILLDANENTHGPSFQGMTQQEKELSLNRYPDPHQHELKKQIVEFRNAEREGGDLGIENLCLGVGSDESIDALMRCFITPGKEKMVLCPPTYGMYSICGVVNDVTIVSVPLDLETFDIIPENILDAIRKDPLIKLVYITSPGNPTAKKVEEAKLFQLLKGIEEENLNVLVVLDEAYIDFAPVGSSLCTLVNEHPNLVVLQTLSKAFALAGIRLGITYSNKEISLLLNSIKYPYNISNLTSDVATRATTTGALKETREKINRIIEQRSIVLEKLLGLKYVGRNRGGLDANFILIEILNKDLQPDNEVANRLYLALAKDNKVVVRFRGKELGCNGCLRISIGTAEENSILVSTFAKVLEEINQ, encoded by the coding sequence ATGCCATTTGATATTAGTAAACTTGCAAGAGCACAATTGCTTACTTTAGAACCGTACAGATGTGCACGTGATGATTTTAAAGAAGGTATTTTGTTGGATGCTAACGAAAATACTCATGGTCCATCATTCCAGGGAATGACACAACAGGAGAAGGAGTTATCATTGAACAGATATCCGGATCCACACCAGCatgaattgaagaaacaaattgtTGAGTTTAGAAATGCAGAAAGAGAGGGCGGCGACTTAGGCATCGAAAATCTCTGTCTCGGTGTTGGTAGTGATGAAAGTATTGATGCGTTAATGAGATGTTTCATTACGCCAGGTAAGGAGAAAATGGTGCTTTGTCCCCCAACCTATGGTATGTATTCTATCTGTGGTGTTGTTAATGATGTGACTATTGTTAGTGTTCCATtagatttggaaactttTGATATCATCCCTGAAAACATTTTAGATGCAATCAGAAAAGATCCATTGATAAAACTGGTATATATCACATCACCTGGTAACCCAACAGCAAagaaagttgaagaggCGAAGCTCTTTCAATTATTAAAGGGTATCGAGGAAGAAAATTTGAACGTTTTAGTTGTGCTTGATGAAGCATACATTGACTTTGCCCCAGTTGGTTCGTCTTTGTGCACATTGGTAAATGAGCACCCAAATCTTGTTGTTTTACAGACACTGTCGAAGGCCTTTGCGTTGGCAGGTATCAGACTTGGCATTACATATTCGAATAAGGAGATATCTTTGTTACTGAATTCTATCAAGTACCCATATAATATTTCCAACCTGACCAGTGATGTAGCCACCagagcaacaacaacaggtGCATTGAAGGAAACGCGGGAGAAGATCAACAGAATTATAGAGCAGAGATCCATTGTTCTGGAAAAATTATTAGGTTTGAAGTATGTCGGTAGAAACAGGGGAGGCTTAGATGCCAATTTCATTTTAATTGAAATCTTGAACAAGGATTTGCAGCCAGATAACGAGGTTGCCAACAGGCTTTACTTGGCTTTAGCTAAGGATAACAAAGTTGTAGTTAGATTCAGAGGTAAAGAACTCGGCTGCAATGGTTGTTTGAGAATTTCTATTGGTACGGCTGAAGAAAATTCCATCTTGGTAAGCACCTTTGCCAAGGTATTGGAAGAGATCAACCAATAA
- a CDS encoding uncharacterized protein (PKUD0B07280) yields MNSMFPHIEPSSHLLSPASSAHMLDTGSPIVAPLLRFITNNPLKAILYPCILSLIFAFPLLNNIPVLPQDLLLNTIFPPTRNQPSVSWLEDGGAHKLNLVEVKLFNDQSLHMDVVDFQETLLKGIYNDTVVYSPTTYTSIGNFTLLEENSNFTVMKFLVYNSFHDITSILFDNIRIAKEKYPLDLELRFPSLLHAHFSDDGSFSFVRFFFQIILAPLVIWYLAKNFSELSISSKFNIGLASLGQALLVTFSSLSIVSIYGLELLQIPPLVLSICPLFLILKDLRCVSLNVKYGISFQSLCKNILAECLPSSIISHVSLIAISLIELMFSLKSSKLMAQLAIFVIMECIMNFILTNTFLVTICINELIKTNQFDSSPNKGNKVFPYLIAALFSGLQLVSTVTPNVILRNIHSLLYINKRGFVFDLNSYNPFSRTLLSPVIFMNMDGFQYYIPLKEDSKMSIDIFFILEFLIFLVFCISSLCIILKITISDFKTPLLAKYPTDISSSPNKTGSSKHYLNSKDLVDGHVLDIVKLGTSSCPFIVSVAIDHKILVWSPLKNPIPEPTLLPIDSRFLPVTEVSMSDSGSLIMVFSRLGHIKCWSRLTMSWIWDIHLDMLENDTPLESFFRRRTQVSNGRRKLASRSAKSKEKPASIINPNADEATNLRPGRSMSLDSNFDNSVNLRKLTLNSDMEFIIVLKNGTMYTINCTNGELEQTTLCSSSLICAKKLVSPRVNDRIVAIKENGELLVSTAVNNKWRSRPVKIDTETYNKGRSLLTPAALSKEFELSKTNNNSKKVDFDLADSSACFDNIVMETVPFVGMIVQAYGSKSQLVDVQTGTVLKEWKIGRFKPTSFKVFHPEPSHCRFCGCASVPSFSVAYTELDTNYLILHTFSIDNRAKNNICLRVERDSRETRCLGFASVTEHQHALSNVEGWCSTDLNMLIGVRKKDTVHDLEIIKYAAINEDEIESTGIELNGARGSILDSSQIGLRKRHNRLTQSSVVSDNGCMKDIKQDDEIKERRRLSDIWEGWTMTARGNVKFYEIPDGEDTGLLIKKLGPVRKFGHKSIVVCFGNIMKVLYLGNDNLIEEDECDAETASPYQNTNSLSFINRRRKLRMKKYDLTHSTNFEDSTKCQPCNV; encoded by the coding sequence ATGAATTCGATGTTCCCACATATAGAACCTTCGTCTCACCTGTTGTCTCCAGCGTCATCAGCACACATGCTAGATACGGGTTCGCCAATCGTTGCCCCGCTACTTCGTTTTATCACAAACAACCCTCTGAAAGCCATTCTATATCCTTGCATATTATCATTAATCTTTGCATTTCCTTTATTAAATAATATACCTGTCCTTCCTCAAGACCTATTATTGAATACAATTTTCCCACCCACACGAAATCAACCTTCTGTGAGCTGGTTGGAGGATGGTGGTGCGCATAAACTGAATTTAGTTGAGGTGAAATTGTTCAACGATCAAAGCCTTCATATGGAcgttgttgattttcagGAAACACTACTCAAGGGTATCTATAATGACACAGTTGTTTATTCCCCAACAACGTATACCAGCATTGGCAATTTTACGTTGCTTGAggaaaactcaaatttcACAGTCATGAAGTTTCTAGTTTATAATTCATTTCATGATATCACCTCTATTCTATTTGATAATATAAGAATTGCCAAAGAGAAATACCCCCTAGATCTAGAATTGAGATTCCCTTCATTATTGCATGCACATTTCAGTGATGATGGAAGTTTCAGTTTTGTcaggttttttttccagatTATATTGGCACCGTTGGTAATATGGTATCTGGCTAAAAATTTTTCTGAGCTAAGTATTAGCTCGAAATTTAACATTGGATTGGCATCACTAGGGCAGGCACTTCTAGTCaccttttcatcattatcaattgTTAGCATATATGGACTCGAATTATTACAAATTCCACCTTTGGTATTGTCAATTTGTCCATTGTTCctcattttgaaagatcTGAGGTGTGTTTCGTTGAATGTGAAGTACGggatttcttttcaaagcTTGTGCAAGAATATACTGGCGGAGTGCTTGccatcttcaataattaGTCACGTGTCTTTAATTGCGATTTCTCTCATTGAACTTATGTTCTCGCTGAAATCATCCAAACTTATGGCTCAACTTGCAATTTTTGTAATCATGGAGTGTATTatgaatttcattttgacAAATACTTTTTTGGTCACTATTTGCatcaatgaattgattAAAACCAATCAATTTGACTCTTCACCAAATAAAGGGAATAAGGTTTTCCCATACTTGATTGCAGCATTATTTTCAGGATTGCAATTAGTCTCTACCGTTACACCAAACGTCATTTTACGAAATATACATTCGCTATTATATATAAACAAACGTGGGTTTGTTTTTGACTTGAATTCTTATAATCCTTTTTCTCGTACACTACTAAGTCCTGTGATCTTCATGAATATGGATGGTTTCCAATATTATATCCCGTTGAAGGAGGATTCAAAAATGAGTATTGACATCTTTTTCATCCTAGAATTCctaatttttttggtattttgcATATCTTCTCTTTGCATCATTTTAAAGATTACAATCTCAGACTTCAAGACCCCGTTGCTAGCAAAATATCCAACTGATATATCGTCTTCACCAAATAAAACAGGTTCTTCCAAACATTatttaaattcaaaagatCTAGTTGATGGACATGTGCTCGATATTGTTAAATTAGGCACTTCCTCATGTCCTTTTATTGTATCCGTCGCTATAGATCATAAGATCTTAGTTTGGTCTCCCTTGAAGAATCCTATCCCTGAACCTACATTGCTACCAATAGATAGTCGATTTTTACCGGTCACTGAAGTTTCGATGTCTGATTCAGGTTCCTTAATCATGGTGTTCAGTAGATTAGGTCACATTAAGTGCTGGTCAAGATTGACCATGTCATGGATTTGGGATATTCATCTAGATATGTTGGAAAATGATACGCCTCTAGAATCTTTttttagaagaagaacGCAAGTTTCCAACGGTCGTCGAAAATTAGCTAGTAGAAGCGCCAAATCCAAGGAGAAGCCAGCATCCATAATCAACCCTAATGCTGATGAAGCAACTAATCTGCGACCGGGGAGATCAATGTCACTTGACTCAAACTTTGACAATTCAGTTAATTTAAGAAAACTCACCCTTAATAGTGATATGGAATTCATTATTGTGCTGAAAAATGGTACTATGTACACCATCAATTGTACAAACGGTGAATTGGAACAAACAACATTGTGCAGTTCTTCACTTATATGTGCAAAGAAATTAGTATCACCACGTGTCAACGATCGTATTGTAGCGATTAAAGAGAACGGCGAGTTGCTTGTTTCCACAGCAGTCAATAATAAATGGAGATCAAGGCCCGTTAAGATAGACACTGAAACTTATAATAAGGGAAGGAGCTTACTAACCCCAGCAGCTTTATCAAAAGAATTCGAACTATCAAAAACtaataacaatagcaaAAAGGTTGATTTTGATCTTGCTGATTCTTCCGCTTGCTTTGACAATATAGTTATGGAAACTGTTCCGTTTGTTGGTATGATTGTTCAGGCATATGGAAGTAAATCCCAATTGGTGGATGTTCAGACCGGGACGGTTTTAAAGGAGTGGAAAATAGGTAGATTCAAACCTACAAGCttcaaagttttccatCCTGAACCTTCGCACTGTAGATTTTGTGGTTGTGCATCTGTACCAAGTTTCAGCGTTGCATATACGGAATTAGACACGAATTATTTGATACTGCATACCTTTTCGATTGACAACAGAGCTAAAAATAACATATGTCTTAGAGTTGAAAGAGATTCAAGGGAGACTAGATGCCTTGGTTTTGCTAGTGTGACGGAGCACCAACATGCGTTGAGTAATGTGGAAGGTTGGTGTTCTACCGATTTAAATATGTTAATCGGTGTTAGAAAAAAGGACACTGTCCatgatttggaaatcatAAAATATGCAGCTATAAACGAAGATGAAATAGAGAGCACGGGCATTGAACTAAATGGTGCTAGGGGAAGCATACTTGATTCGTCTCAAATTGGATTAAGGAAACGACATAATAGACTCACTCAATCATCTGTGGTTTCAGACAATGGGTGTATGAAAGATATTAAACAGGATGACgaaattaaagaaagaaggaGGTTAAGTGATATATGGGAAGGATGGACAATGACGGCCCGTGGTAATGTTAAGTTTTACGAGATTCCGGATGGAGAGGATACTGGACTTCTAATAAAAAAGTTGGGGCCTGTCCGTAAATTCGGTCATAAATCCATCgttgtttgttttggtAATATCATGAAGGTCTTGTATCTGGGAAATGACAATCTTATAGAAGAGGATGAATGTGATGCAGAAACTGCTTCTCCCTACCAAAACACGAATAGTTTGAGCTTTATTAATCGTCGTCGGAAACTGCGTATGAAAAAGTACGATTTGACTCATTCTACTaactttgaagattctACGAAATGTCAACCATGCAATGTATAA
- a CDS encoding uncharacterized protein (PKUD0B07290; similar to Saccharomyces cerevisiae YCR008W (SAT4); ancestral locus Anc_1.423): MTSTDSERSRSHTISKLSRLFTSTSTQNSSISNPETRSFSNKSTASNNSSSESLSRTSSTRKGKVSRLQIMEDGSHIHHLRSAKRQEKLSLMMKDWISGGTKRNDAVSAIPNIFNDKTSETKLPPTLFATYVKEQHNFPQGKSVNQPVMNDGGSFFEKYGKCHEIVGKGAFGVVKVSHKKVGSNQEVLYAVKEFRKRQNEPEEKYSKRLTYEFCISSSLKHDNIINAFDLFKNSKGEYCEVMEYCTGGDLYSLIVSAGKLEYIEADCFFKQILRGVHYIHKMGVAHRDLKPENILLTQDGNVKITDFGSAECFKTVWEDEVQLSNGIRGSSPYIAPEEFTTREYDPRCVDVWSCGVIYMAMRTGRQLWKEARLEDEFFHEYLKMRKCEHGYGPIEYLKRARCRNVIYCMLDPVPQRRITTLQVLNSEWVREIRCCRKLERNKPTKLPK, encoded by the coding sequence ATGACATCTACAGACTCTGAACGTTCACGTTCACATACAATCTCTAAACTGAGTCGATTGTTTACATCAACATCGACCCAAAATTCCAGCATTTCAAATCCGGAAACTCGATCCTTCtcaaacaaatcaacaGCTTCAAACAATAGCAGTTCTGAATCATTATCGAgaacatcatcaacacGCAAGGGCAAAGTTAGCAGGCTACAAATAATGGAAGATGGTTCGCATATCCATCATTTAAGAAGTGCGAAAAGGCAAGAGAAGTtgagtttgatgatgaaagaCTGGATCAGTGGTGGCACAAAGAGGAACGATGCGGTTTCAGCGATCCCGAATATATTCAATGACAAAACTTCTGAAACAAAACTCCCGCCCACTTTATTTGCAACGTATGTTAAGGAACAGCACAATTTCCCTCAGGGTAAAAGCGTCAATCAGCCCGTCATGAATGATGGTGGATCTTTTTTCGAGAAGTATGGGAAATGCCATGAAATTGTGGGTAAAGGTGCGTTTGGAGTAGTGAAAGTGTCACATAAGAAAGTAGGGAGTAACCAAGAGGTGTTGTATGCTGTGAAGGAGTTTCGGAAGAGACAGAATGAGCCGGAGGAGAAATACAGTAAGCGATTAACGTACGAATTTTGcatttcatcatcgttGAAGCACgacaatatcatcaatgCCTTTGACTTATTCAAGAATTCCAAAGGTGAATACTGTGAGGTCATGGAGTATTGTACTGGTGGTGATCTATACTCTTTGATTGTATCTGCCGGGAAACTAGAGTATATAGAAGCAgattgtttcttcaaacaaaTACTACGGGGTGTGCATTATATCCACAAGATGGGGGTTGCACATCGTGATTTAAAGCCTGAAAACATCCTACTTACCCAGGACGGGAATGTGAAAATTACGGATTTCGGCAGTGCAGAATGTTTCAAAACTGTGTGGGAAGATGAAGTTCAGCTGAGTAATGGTATCCGAGGTTCATCTCCTTACATTGCGCCAGAGGAATTCACCACGAGAGAGTATGACCCTAGATGTGTGGACGTGTGGTCTTGTGGTGTCATATATATGGCTATGCGTACTGGACGTCAGCTATGGAAGGAAGCTCGTTTGGAAGACGAGTTTTTCCatgaatatttgaagatgcgGAAATGTGAACACGGGTATGGGCCAATCGAATACCTAAAACGTGCTAGATGCCGGAATGTCATTTATTGTATGCTGGATCCAGTCCCACAGAGGCGAATCACAACACTCCAGGTACTCAACAGTGAATGGGTGCGAGAAATCCGATGTTGTCGGAAACTAGAACGAAACAAGCCCACGAAATTACCTAAATAG
- a CDS encoding uncharacterized protein (PKUD0B07300; similar to Saccharomyces cerevisiae YER140W; ancestral locus Anc_8.182) — MGKKTRTKTVFNLLLDELLPNNEPKPTKVNDNGVPPPDLSVYTTLPMEIESFMLFGLVYATTVFLQRLVVIPTRWLVQTLSNRRGLNYIRDTISISLISIALLLLNIDTSRIYHNIRSGTAIKLYFMMQVLDVADRLLSVTGKDISTWMHSCTGAKFYLLYSLSALYLVLHSWVLVYQVMALNVAINSYSNVLLTLILSNQFSELKSAVFKRIQREGLFQMSCADLNERFILFIMVTIITSRNILQVSGSPKSWPSLLIQPSILVFGSEVIVDWLKHAYIVRFNTFSPQIYTKFTTILASDFLNNKSFTRRTGFPMGPAIIVLLKLTIFPYISITPYITIPFIPFIVLLLILVRMALSHGLRRCARKLRTKPCTEYIPGLVPNVQLSQVHDVKHILCDLSKGDTNSRPQRAADPCKSEMKDVGRYEMADKRIW; from the coding sequence atgggaaaaaaaacgagAACAAAGACAGTCTTCAACCTCCTATTGGATGAACTCCTTCCGAACAATGAGccaaaaccaacaaaaGTCAATGATAACGGTGTTCCACCGCCGGACCTGTCCGTATACACGACTCTTCCAATGGAAATCGAATCCTTCATGTTATTTGGCCTCGTATATGCAACCACTGTGTTCCTACAGCGCCTTGTGGTGATACCAACCCGATGGTTGGTGCAGACTCTCTCAAATAGAAGGGGTCTTAATTATATAAGGGATACTATTTCAATATCTCTAATCTCAATCGCCTTGTTGTTATTAAATATCGATACAAGCAGGATATACCACAACATCAGGTCAGGCACAGCCATCAAATTATATTTTATGATGCAGGTTTTAGATGTTGCAGATCGATTGTTGTCTGTAACAGGGAAAGATATATCAACCTGGATGCACAGTTGCACAGGCGCCAAGTTTTACCTCCTTTATTCATTGTCTGCACTATACTTGGTATTACATTCTTGGGTTTTGGTTTATCAGGTAATGGCGCTGAATGTTGCCATTAATTCATATTCCAATGTTTTACTAACCCTAATCCTATCAAATCAGTTCTCCGAACTCAAATCTGCAGTTTTTAAGCGCATCCAACGTGAAGGTTTATTTCAAATGTCATGCGCAGATTTGAATGAACGGTTCATTTTGTTTATCATGgtaacaataataacaagCAGAAATATTTTGCAAGTCTCGGGTTCACCGAAATCGTGGCCTAGCTTACTCATACAACCGTCTATTCTAGTGTTTGGATCTGAAGTTATTGTAGACTGGTTGAAACACGCATACATTGTTAGGTTCAACACCTTTTCTCCCCAGATATACACAAAATTCACCACAATCTTGGCATCTGACTTTCTGAACAATAAATCGTTTACAAGAAGAACAGGATTTCCAATGGGCCCTGCGATAATCGTCCTACTAAAGTTGACTATTTTCCCTTACATTTCGATCACCCCGTACATCACTATACCGTTTATTCCTTTCATAGTTCTCTTACTGATTCTGGTGAGGATGGCCTTATCACATGGCCTACGTCGCTGTGCACGTAAATTGAGAACGAAGCCATGCACTGAATATATACCGGGTCTTGTACCAAATGTGCAGCTCTCACAAGTCCATGACGTCAAGCACATTCTTTGCGATTTGTCTAAAGGAGATACAAATTCCCGCCCCCAGAGAGCAGCTGATCCATGTAAGAGTGAAATGAAAGATGTTGGTCGGTATGAGATGGCTGACAAGAGAATCTGGTAA
- a CDS encoding uncharacterized protein (PKUD0B07310; similar to Saccharomyces cerevisiae YDR066C (RTR2) and YER139C (RTR1); ancestral locus Anc_8.181), which produces MTTVTVDDFKRLIHPLETHPLLTPKEANNLTYQIIELLMDKPCTSQLLQLLARYLTPQAYDALVEERIINHHCGYPLCPYSSSSIHDGEVNTVAKRLNMRAYYKTRYCSKRHYQCSEVFKRQLNSDALFMRVDLDREWFTEGSIENGIVLLEEEEGVVKSLNGLTID; this is translated from the coding sequence ATGACGACGGTCACAGTCGACGATTTCAAAAGACTTATACATCCATTGGAGACGCATCCATTGCTCACCCCGAAGGAGGCCAACAATCTCACGTACCAAATCATCGAACTATTAATGGACAAACCCTGTACAAGCCAACTCCTGCAACTACTAGCACGTTATTTAACCCCGCAAGCATACGATGCACTTGTTGAGGAGAGAATAATTAACCACCATTGTGGGTATCCGTTATGTCCATACAGCAGTTCGTCCATTCATGATGGCGAAGTTAACACTGTTGCTAAGAGACTCAATATGCGAGCTTATTACAAGACGAGGTACTGTTCCAAGAGACACTATCAATGTAGTGAAGTTTTCAAGAGACAGTTGAATTCAGATGCACTGTTCATGCGGGTAGACTTGGATAGAGAGTGGTTTACAGAGGGGAGTATAGAAAACGGAATAGTGTTACTcgaggaggaagaaggaGTGGTTAAAAGCTTGAATGGGCTAACTATTGACTAA